In a genomic window of Spirosoma agri:
- a CDS encoding amidophosphoribosyltransferase, with amino-acid sequence MSDAIKHECGIALIRLRKPYQYYIDKYGTALYGANKLYLLMEKQVNRGQDGAGIANIKIDVPPGHRYISRYRSVDQRPVTDIFEKVNKKFRKALKGNRDKAKDAKWLQENIAFTGEVWMGHLRYGTHGANDIENCHPMLRQSNWRSRNLVMAGNFNMTNVDSLFDKLVSLGQHPKDKVDTITVMEKIGHFLDEENQRVFDRFKGIYENPDLSDIIEDNLDMQRVLHRSCRDFDGGYAMVGMTGFGASFVARDPAGIRPAYYYADDEVIVVASEKPAIKTAFNAEYSEIKEVKPGHALIIDKYGEYNELQFVKPVEKRSCSFERIYFSRATDPDIYNERKTLGKLLIPQILKEIDYDLENTVFSYIPNTAETAFFGMVEGLEEYLYKQRKKAIMEGILFEEELDKVLSFRPRVEKLVSKDVKMRTFIADDSQRDDMVSHVYDTTFEVIKKGKDNVVVVDDSIVRGTTLEKSILRMLDRLGPKKIIIVSSAPQIRFPDCYGIDMSKFKEFVGFRAALELLRERGQEYIVDEVYAQSVAAIESGNASQQNYVKAIFEPFTHEELSRKVAQIVTPADLKAEVAVVYQTVENLHRACPNHTGDWYFTGDYPTPGGNNVVNKAFVNFMEGRLVRAY; translated from the coding sequence ATGAGCGACGCTATTAAACACGAGTGCGGAATTGCCCTTATTCGACTCCGCAAACCGTATCAGTATTACATTGATAAATACGGTACGGCCCTCTACGGCGCAAACAAACTTTACCTGCTGATGGAAAAGCAGGTCAACCGGGGCCAGGACGGGGCCGGTATCGCCAACATCAAAATCGACGTACCGCCTGGTCATCGCTATATCAGCCGGTATCGCTCGGTCGACCAGCGTCCGGTCACCGATATTTTCGAGAAGGTCAATAAAAAGTTCCGCAAGGCACTCAAAGGCAATCGGGACAAGGCAAAAGACGCCAAATGGCTCCAGGAAAATATCGCCTTCACGGGCGAGGTATGGATGGGCCACCTGCGTTACGGTACGCATGGCGCCAACGACATCGAAAACTGTCACCCCATGCTCCGCCAAAGTAACTGGCGCAGCCGGAACCTTGTGATGGCGGGTAATTTTAACATGACCAACGTCGATAGCCTGTTCGATAAGCTCGTTTCGCTTGGCCAGCACCCCAAAGACAAGGTTGACACCATCACCGTGATGGAAAAAATCGGCCACTTTCTGGACGAAGAAAACCAGCGCGTGTTTGACCGGTTCAAGGGTATCTACGAAAATCCGGATCTGTCCGATATCATTGAAGATAACCTGGATATGCAGCGCGTGCTGCACCGTTCATGCCGCGATTTCGACGGTGGGTATGCGATGGTTGGTATGACCGGTTTTGGTGCTTCGTTCGTTGCCCGTGATCCCGCTGGTATCCGCCCTGCTTACTATTACGCCGATGATGAAGTGATCGTTGTTGCGTCGGAGAAGCCCGCTATCAAAACGGCTTTCAACGCTGAATACAGCGAAATCAAAGAAGTTAAACCTGGTCACGCGCTCATCATCGATAAATACGGCGAGTATAACGAACTCCAGTTTGTGAAACCCGTCGAAAAGCGTTCGTGCAGTTTCGAGCGGATTTATTTCTCGCGCGCTACTGATCCCGATATTTACAACGAGCGTAAAACGTTAGGCAAGCTCCTCATTCCTCAGATTCTGAAGGAGATCGATTACGACCTCGAAAATACAGTCTTCTCCTATATTCCAAATACGGCTGAAACCGCCTTCTTCGGGATGGTCGAAGGACTGGAGGAGTACCTCTATAAGCAGCGTAAGAAAGCGATCATGGAGGGAATTCTGTTTGAGGAAGAGCTCGATAAAGTGCTTTCGTTCCGACCACGCGTTGAAAAGTTAGTGTCCAAAGACGTGAAAATGAGAACATTCATCGCGGATGATTCTCAGCGGGACGACATGGTTTCGCATGTATACGACACCACTTTTGAGGTGATCAAGAAGGGTAAAGATAATGTCGTTGTTGTCGATGATTCTATCGTACGCGGAACGACGCTCGAAAAGAGTATTCTGCGCATGCTCGACCGGCTTGGTCCCAAGAAAATAATAATCGTCTCGTCGGCTCCGCAGATTCGTTTCCCGGACTGCTACGGTATCGACATGTCGAAGTTCAAAGAATTTGTCGGTTTCCGGGCGGCTCTCGAATTGCTGCGCGAGCGTGGTCAGGAGTACATCGTGGACGAAGTGTACGCTCAAAGTGTGGCAGCCATCGAGTCCGGCAATGCATCACAGCAAAATTACGTGAAGGCAATTTTTGAACCCTTCACGCACGAAGAACTGTCACGCAAAGTGGCTCAGATCGTTACACCGGCGGATTTAAAGGCAGAAGTTGCGGTTGTGTATCAGACCGTCGAGAACCTGCACCGCGCTTGCCCGAACCACACTGGTGACTGGTATTTTACGGGTGATTACCCAACGCCGGGCGGTAACAACGTAGTAAACAAAGCATTCGTAAACTTTATGGAAGGCCGGTTAGTACGAGCCTACTAA
- a CDS encoding DinB family protein translates to MKNYLIHLLNYELWANMRVIEALQRLDNPPARALAVMGHILSAQQVWFGRVTNETTFVSIWEDVPVSWMGETAERQHRKLVDYINALAEPELLQSFDYVTSKDQPFQSTLIDIVTHMSHHAAYHRGQVVQLIRPMVAEAPITDFIVWVREG, encoded by the coding sequence ATGAAAAACTACCTTATCCATCTCCTGAATTACGAATTGTGGGCGAACATGCGCGTCATTGAAGCACTTCAGCGCCTGGACAATCCGCCCGCACGGGCACTGGCCGTGATGGGTCATATCCTGTCGGCACAGCAAGTCTGGTTTGGCCGCGTGACGAATGAAACGACGTTCGTTTCGATCTGGGAAGACGTTCCAGTGAGCTGGATGGGGGAAACCGCCGAGCGGCAACACCGGAAACTAGTTGACTACATCAATGCGCTGGCCGAGCCGGAACTGCTTCAATCCTTCGACTATGTTACATCTAAAGATCAGCCCTTTCAAAGCACGTTGATCGACATCGTAACCCACATGAGCCATCACGCAGCTTACCACCGGGGGCAGGTCGTACAGCTTATTCGTCCGATGGTAGCCGAAGCCCCCATAACAGACTTCATTGTCTGGGTACGCGAAGGCTAA